One Natrinema longum genomic window carries:
- a CDS encoding complex I subunit 4 family protein has product MMIEALIAVALIGALVTFIAPNRIAGKLAFAISLVPAALSLWLLAAFDGSGNALLDGELAFESQAAWLEVGDYSISWFVGLDGISLPLVVLTTILCTLAIVSSWTPIDERESQFYGLILFIEANLIGVFSALDFFLWFVFWEAVLIPMYLLIGIWGGPRRKYAAIKFFVYTNVASLVMFGAFIALVFGLGDSVTSFALPEIATAMLDGGPEGLFGLGGTTLASVVFVAMFLGFAVKVPIVPFHTWLPDAHVEAPTPASVLLAGVLLKMGTYALLRFNFTMFPDQVAAYAVPIAAIAVISVIYGAMLALAQTDLKRIVAYSSVSSMGYVILGLVAYTQFGVGGATFQMVSHGLISGLMFMAVGVIYNATHTRMVTDMSGMADRMPIAVGILIAGAFGYMGLPLMSGFAAEYFIFFGAFGSGIPYAPLFTALAMFGIVIVAGYLLFALQRTVFGPYRLETDYEVGRAPVHDVASMVVLLGLIIALGVAPDLIFDMITDAIDPIIQGGEF; this is encoded by the coding sequence ATGATGATCGAAGCACTGATCGCGGTCGCACTGATCGGCGCGCTGGTGACCTTCATCGCGCCGAATCGCATCGCCGGCAAGCTTGCCTTCGCTATTAGCCTCGTGCCGGCGGCGCTCAGCCTGTGGCTGTTGGCCGCCTTCGACGGCAGCGGAAACGCCTTACTCGACGGCGAACTGGCGTTCGAATCGCAGGCGGCTTGGCTCGAGGTCGGCGACTACTCGATCTCGTGGTTCGTCGGCCTCGACGGCATCAGCCTGCCGCTGGTCGTCCTGACGACGATCCTCTGTACGCTGGCGATCGTCAGCTCCTGGACGCCTATCGACGAGCGCGAATCCCAGTTCTACGGGCTCATCCTCTTCATCGAGGCGAACCTGATCGGCGTCTTCTCGGCGCTGGATTTCTTCCTCTGGTTCGTCTTCTGGGAGGCGGTCCTAATCCCGATGTACCTGCTGATCGGCATCTGGGGCGGACCACGCCGGAAGTACGCCGCAATCAAGTTCTTCGTCTACACGAACGTGGCGTCGCTGGTGATGTTCGGTGCCTTCATCGCTCTCGTCTTCGGGCTCGGTGACTCGGTCACCTCCTTCGCGTTGCCCGAAATCGCGACGGCGATGCTCGATGGCGGTCCCGAGGGGCTCTTCGGCCTCGGCGGGACGACGCTCGCCTCGGTCGTCTTCGTCGCGATGTTCCTCGGCTTCGCGGTGAAAGTGCCGATCGTCCCCTTCCACACGTGGCTGCCCGACGCCCACGTCGAAGCGCCGACGCCGGCATCGGTGTTGCTCGCCGGTGTCTTGCTGAAGATGGGGACCTACGCCCTGCTTCGATTCAACTTCACGATGTTCCCCGATCAGGTGGCGGCCTACGCGGTGCCGATCGCGGCGATCGCCGTGATCAGCGTCATCTACGGCGCAATGTTGGCACTCGCCCAGACCGACCTCAAACGGATCGTCGCCTACTCCTCCGTGTCGTCGATGGGCTACGTCATCCTCGGACTGGTCGCGTACACCCAGTTCGGGGTCGGCGGCGCGACCTTCCAGATGGTCTCGCATGGCCTGATCTCCGGGCTGATGTTCATGGCCGTCGGCGTCATCTACAACGCGACCCACACGCGGATGGTTACCGACATGTCGGGAATGGCCGACCGGATGCCGATCGCGGTCGGTATTCTCATCGCCGGTGCCTTCGGCTATATGGGACTGCCGCTGATGAGCGGGTTCGCTGCCGAGTACTTCATCTTCTTCGGTGCCTTCGGGTCCGGAATCCCGTACGCACCGCTGTTTACCGCGCTGGCGATGTTCGGCATCGTCATCGTCGCCGGCTACCTGCTCTTTGCGCTCCAGCGGACGGTGTTCGGACCGTACCGACTCGAAACCGACTACGAGGTGGGCCGCGCGCCCGTCCACGACGTCGCGTCGATGGTCGTGCTCCTGGGACTCATCATCGCCCTGGGCGTGGCCCCCGACCTGATCTTCGACATGATAACCGACGCAATCGATCCGATCATCCAGGGAGGTGAGTTCTGA
- a CDS encoding M24 family metallopeptidase yields MDKRERLEAALESHDLDSIWLARPNSFAWFTGGSNVVDREADTGVAAVGYDGTEVSLVTDNIEADRLVAEELPDLEAGEVSVVEMPWYASSLEEAIAAHVADDDRAVADISIPGFKRIDPSSLRQPLTERDRERYRELGGQTASAVESVCRELRPEDTEHEVASALRVALSARNIETPVVLVGGAKRVQQYRHYTPTEAELGDYALVSVTAQRAGLHASCTRTVAFDPPSWLEERHEAAARVETTALAATRAAATSDGSGADGETAGDVFAAIQNAYDEVGYDGEWEHHHQGGAAGFAGREWIATPDHDAPVESPMAYAWNPSVQGAKSEDTALVTDDEIEFLTATDRWPTTTIEAVGRDCDLERPTVLELEE; encoded by the coding sequence ATGGACAAACGCGAGCGACTCGAGGCTGCCCTCGAGTCCCACGACCTCGACTCGATCTGGCTCGCCCGGCCCAACTCGTTTGCCTGGTTCACGGGCGGGAGCAACGTCGTCGACCGCGAGGCCGATACCGGCGTCGCTGCCGTTGGGTACGACGGGACCGAGGTGTCCCTCGTGACGGACAACATCGAAGCCGACCGGCTCGTCGCGGAGGAACTCCCCGATCTCGAGGCGGGGGAGGTTTCGGTCGTGGAGATGCCTTGGTACGCATCGTCGCTCGAGGAAGCGATCGCAGCGCACGTCGCCGACGACGACCGGGCCGTCGCCGACATCTCGATTCCGGGGTTCAAGCGCATCGATCCGTCGTCACTGCGCCAGCCGCTGACCGAACGCGATCGCGAGCGATACCGCGAACTCGGCGGACAGACGGCGTCCGCCGTCGAGTCAGTCTGTCGGGAGCTGCGCCCCGAGGATACCGAACACGAGGTCGCGTCGGCGCTGCGGGTCGCCCTCTCGGCGCGAAACATCGAAACGCCCGTCGTACTCGTCGGGGGCGCAAAGCGGGTCCAGCAGTATCGCCACTACACGCCGACCGAAGCCGAACTCGGCGACTACGCGCTCGTCTCCGTGACCGCCCAGCGGGCCGGCCTCCACGCGAGCTGTACCCGGACCGTCGCCTTCGATCCGCCGTCCTGGCTCGAGGAGCGCCACGAGGCTGCCGCTCGCGTGGAGACGACGGCACTGGCAGCGACCCGGGCGGCCGCCACGAGCGACGGCAGTGGAGCCGACGGCGAGACCGCTGGCGACGTCTTCGCCGCGATCCAGAACGCCTACGACGAGGTCGGCTACGACGGCGAGTGGGAACACCACCATCAGGGCGGCGCTGCCGGCTTCGCCGGACGCGAGTGGATCGCGACACCCGACCACGACGCGCCGGTCGAATCGCCGATGGCCTACGCGTGGAACCCGTCCGTTCAGGGGGCGAAAAGCGAGGACACCGCACTGGTCACCGACGACGAAATCGAGTTCCTGACGGCGACGGATCGCTGGCCGACGACGACCATCGAGGCAGTCGGCCGTGACTGCGACCTCGAGCGGCCGACGGTCCTCGAACTCGAGGAGTAG
- a CDS encoding DHH family phosphoesterase codes for MGFRLVLGCGTVCRQVTEQLPDRDGDRSLVITDDESTVETLREESVPARDADPTDPATIANVDRPDLIFVASDRTDVNRATLEAARDRFPEAVIVAYLGGNATDTDRDRFDELADAVVDPDGAIAAQVLDDAASPSAEAAIELREFLAGIDGRLAVVAHDNPDPDAIASAVALVDIAESVGVDADACYFGEISHQENRAMVNLLDLDLRNLAPDASISEYSAFALVDHSRPGVNDQLPEDLHVDIVIDHHPPRGPVPGEFVDLRQGAGATSTILAEYLDRFDVAFDVATATALLYGIRIDTNDFTREVSPDDFRAASLLWPHVDTSLLDQIEQPSLEGETLETIAKAIKNRIQRGSVAVASVGRIGDRDALPQAADQLLTMDGIETTLVFGFNDEMVFLSARSRAADVDLGETLRDGFDRIGSAGGHADMAGAQLEIGILGSADDEEEVESIVSVVEEVITNRFFEAIDTRPGVPVGAYTQTSEWLFTQRGERDDGESA; via the coding sequence ATGGGTTTCCGGCTGGTGCTCGGTTGCGGGACCGTCTGTCGACAGGTGACGGAGCAGTTGCCCGATCGCGACGGAGATCGATCGCTCGTCATCACCGACGACGAAAGCACCGTCGAGACGTTACGCGAGGAGAGCGTGCCGGCCCGCGACGCCGATCCCACCGATCCCGCGACCATCGCGAACGTCGACCGACCGGACCTTATCTTCGTCGCTAGTGACCGCACGGACGTCAACCGGGCCACGCTCGAGGCCGCTCGAGACCGCTTCCCCGAGGCGGTGATCGTCGCCTATCTGGGCGGGAACGCGACGGACACGGATCGCGATCGGTTCGACGAACTCGCCGACGCCGTCGTCGATCCCGACGGTGCCATCGCCGCGCAGGTACTCGACGACGCGGCGAGCCCCTCGGCCGAGGCCGCGATCGAACTCCGGGAGTTCCTCGCGGGGATCGACGGCCGACTGGCGGTCGTGGCCCACGACAACCCCGACCCGGACGCGATCGCGAGTGCCGTCGCGCTCGTCGACATCGCCGAGTCTGTCGGCGTCGACGCCGACGCCTGCTACTTCGGCGAGATCTCTCACCAGGAGAACCGGGCGATGGTCAACTTGCTCGATCTCGACCTTCGAAACCTGGCTCCCGATGCATCGATCTCGGAGTATTCGGCCTTCGCGCTGGTCGATCACTCCCGTCCCGGCGTCAACGATCAACTCCCCGAGGACCTCCACGTGGATATCGTCATCGATCACCATCCTCCTCGGGGCCCGGTTCCCGGCGAGTTCGTCGACCTTCGACAGGGAGCGGGGGCAACCAGTACGATCCTGGCCGAGTACCTCGATCGGTTCGACGTCGCGTTCGACGTCGCGACCGCGACGGCGCTGCTGTACGGGATTCGGATCGATACGAACGACTTCACTCGCGAGGTCTCTCCCGACGACTTTCGGGCCGCGTCGCTGTTGTGGCCCCACGTCGACACCTCGCTGCTCGACCAGATCGAACAGCCCTCGCTCGAGGGTGAGACCCTCGAGACGATCGCCAAGGCGATCAAAAATCGGATCCAGCGCGGGTCGGTTGCGGTCGCGAGCGTCGGGCGCATCGGTGATCGTGATGCGTTACCCCAGGCAGCCGATCAGTTGCTCACGATGGACGGCATCGAAACGACGCTCGTCTTCGGCTTCAACGACGAGATGGTGTTCCTGTCGGCCCGGTCGCGGGCCGCCGACGTCGATCTCGGGGAGACGCTTCGGGACGGGTTCGACCGGATCGGCAGCGCGGGCGGTCACGCCGACATGGCGGGTGCACAACTCGAGATCGGCATCTTGGGGAGTGCCGACGACGAGGAGGAGGTCGAGTCGATCGTCAGCGTGGTCGAAGAGGTGATCACGAACCGCTTTTTCGAGGCGATCGACACGCGGCCGGGGGTTCCGGTCGGCGCGTACACCCAGACCAGCGAGTGGCTGTTCACCCAGCGGGGCGAGCGAGACGACGGCGAGTCGGCGTAA
- a CDS encoding CBS domain-containing protein translates to MEVASDRTKPKVEDYMTRDVATVSPDETVGDVSTRIAESEEHSGFPVCDRRRVEGFVSARDLLLADDDDPIFTVMATDLLVAHPEMKVTDAARVILRSGIQKLPVVDDAGNLVGIISNADVIRSQIERATPEKVGKLMRTLEQIHEIELTEERRTVPLSELTPTQGRVYADELEGRRYELERGLAEPLVVIDNDGTLLLADGHHRVLAADRLDIDEMDAYVIVIDQEIELGMARTAEKEELERIDDIDVVDYARHPLVQTTKRLQSKGGTGDDEPA, encoded by the coding sequence ATGGAAGTCGCGTCGGATCGGACGAAGCCGAAGGTCGAAGACTACATGACACGTGACGTGGCGACGGTGTCGCCCGACGAGACCGTCGGCGACGTTTCGACGCGGATCGCCGAAAGCGAGGAACACAGCGGCTTTCCGGTCTGCGATCGACGCCGCGTCGAGGGGTTCGTCAGCGCCCGCGACCTGCTGCTCGCGGACGACGACGACCCGATCTTTACCGTCATGGCGACCGATCTGCTCGTCGCCCATCCCGAAATGAAGGTGACGGACGCGGCACGCGTGATCCTGCGGTCGGGCATCCAGAAACTGCCCGTCGTCGACGACGCGGGCAACCTCGTGGGGATCATCTCCAACGCCGACGTCATCCGCAGCCAGATCGAACGCGCGACCCCCGAGAAGGTCGGCAAACTCATGCGAACGCTCGAGCAGATCCACGAGATCGAACTGACGGAGGAGCGACGAACGGTCCCCCTCTCGGAGCTGACGCCGACGCAGGGTCGGGTCTACGCCGACGAACTCGAGGGACGGCGGTACGAACTCGAGCGTGGGCTGGCCGAACCGTTAGTGGTGATCGACAACGACGGCACGCTCCTGTTGGCGGACGGCCACCACCGCGTGCTCGCGGCCGACAGGTTGGATATCGACGAGATGGACGCCTACGTTATCGTCATCGACCAGGAGATCGAGCTGGGGATGGCACGGACGGCCGAAAAGGAGGAGCTAGAGCGGATCGACGACATCGACGTCGTCGACTACGCACGCCATCCGCTCGTCCAGACGACGAAGCGACTCCAGTCGAAGGGCGGGACCGGGGACGACGAACCGGCGTAG
- a CDS encoding helix-turn-helix domain-containing protein — protein sequence MSSDDTDEHPVDGTEEGEEPIEGPEDFLADDGEAVGRAPTAEELDQRIVDLLSWILDTETRAKIYVYLLANPGSTSEEVAKGTGLYPSTVREALAELHDEDRVTREKRASDGAGNNPYEYAAIQPSELVGGVVDQVQHELNTIFRLDRVLDREPDRESTPGLEEAVEPVTITVDDTAPTSDTDADSDGESGTDGDVIEFEDDDGDADDDHGQLT from the coding sequence ATGAGTTCCGACGATACTGACGAGCATCCGGTCGACGGGACGGAGGAGGGCGAGGAACCGATCGAGGGACCGGAGGACTTCCTCGCAGACGACGGGGAGGCCGTCGGTCGAGCGCCGACCGCCGAGGAACTCGACCAGCGAATCGTCGACTTGCTCTCGTGGATCCTGGACACGGAGACCCGCGCGAAGATCTACGTGTATCTGCTGGCAAACCCCGGGAGCACCTCCGAGGAGGTCGCGAAGGGAACCGGTCTCTACCCGAGTACCGTCCGCGAAGCGCTCGCGGAACTCCACGACGAAGACCGCGTGACACGAGAGAAACGGGCCAGCGACGGTGCCGGGAACAACCCCTACGAGTACGCGGCGATCCAGCCGAGCGAACTCGTCGGCGGCGTCGTCGACCAGGTCCAGCACGAACTGAACACCATCTTTCGGCTCGATCGCGTCCTCGACCGGGAGCCCGACCGCGAGTCGACCCCCGGCCTCGAGGAGGCGGTCGAACCGGTCACGATCACCGTCGACGACACGGCTCCGACGTCGGACACCGATGCCGATTCGGACGGAGAATCGGGGACCGATGGCGACGTCATCGAGTTCGAAGACGACGACGGCGATGCCGACGACGATCACGGTCAACTGACCTGA
- a CDS encoding NADH-quinone oxidoreductase subunit N — translation MAVLQLPEWTALAPALILAGTALILFLIDSIDPHSTNRTLLAGTAVVGSLSSLAVAVWYTAAGVGATGIDNYGVIDLLGGQFVVDQLALYFMIIIAVVTALVAVASYDYLRDHTYQAEYYSLVMLAATGMSTMAASNSLVTIFIALELTSLPSYALVAILKDNRGSVEAGLKYFLIGAVSSAIFVYGVSLVYGATGSLQLTNIAAVLESGDGAVAEMDGLLGLGILMLIGGIAFKTASVPFHFWAPEAYEGAPAPIAAFLSSASKAAGFVLAFRVFTTAFPLEATTAVIGVDWTLAFVILAIVTMTVGNFAAATQENVKRMLAYSSIGHAGYVLIGLAGLSADGGELVMGAAMMHLLVYGFMNTGAFLFVGLAEYWGVGRTFEDYNGLSTQAPFACGAMAIFMFSLAGVPPFSGFWSKYLLYTELINAAADNTLLLVLAAALVINSALSLYYYSRLVKALWIEEPILDRDSLAQPTALYAAIVAAAVMTVVLLPAFGPIADAATEAAAAVVT, via the coding sequence ATGGCGGTTCTGCAACTTCCCGAGTGGACGGCACTCGCCCCGGCGCTCATCCTGGCAGGGACGGCACTCATCCTGTTCCTGATAGATAGCATCGACCCCCACTCGACGAATCGCACGCTGCTGGCTGGCACCGCCGTCGTCGGCTCGCTGTCGTCGCTGGCCGTCGCCGTCTGGTACACCGCCGCCGGGGTCGGCGCGACGGGGATCGACAACTACGGCGTCATCGACCTGCTTGGCGGCCAGTTCGTCGTCGACCAACTGGCGCTGTACTTCATGATCATCATCGCGGTCGTCACCGCCCTCGTCGCGGTCGCGAGCTACGACTACCTGCGGGATCACACCTACCAGGCCGAGTACTACTCGCTGGTCATGCTCGCCGCGACCGGGATGTCGACGATGGCCGCCTCGAACAGCCTCGTGACGATCTTCATCGCGCTCGAGTTGACGAGCCTGCCGTCGTACGCTCTCGTCGCGATCCTGAAGGACAACCGCGGCAGCGTCGAGGCCGGCCTGAAGTACTTCCTGATCGGGGCCGTTTCCTCGGCGATCTTCGTCTACGGTGTGAGTCTCGTCTACGGCGCGACCGGCTCCTTGCAACTCACGAATATCGCCGCGGTTCTCGAGAGCGGTGACGGGGCCGTCGCCGAGATGGACGGCCTGCTCGGACTCGGCATCCTCATGCTGATCGGCGGCATCGCGTTCAAGACCGCGAGCGTCCCCTTCCACTTCTGGGCCCCCGAGGCCTACGAGGGCGCGCCCGCGCCGATCGCCGCGTTCCTCTCCTCGGCCTCGAAGGCCGCCGGCTTCGTGCTCGCCTTCCGCGTGTTCACGACGGCGTTCCCGCTCGAGGCGACGACGGCCGTCATCGGCGTCGACTGGACGCTGGCGTTCGTGATCCTCGCGATCGTCACGATGACGGTCGGGAACTTCGCGGCGGCGACCCAGGAGAACGTCAAGCGGATGCTCGCCTACTCCTCGATCGGCCACGCCGGCTACGTGCTGATCGGGCTCGCGGGCCTCTCCGCGGACGGCGGCGAACTCGTCATGGGCGCGGCCATGATGCACCTGCTGGTCTATGGCTTCATGAACACGGGCGCGTTCCTGTTCGTCGGGCTGGCGGAGTACTGGGGCGTCGGCCGGACCTTCGAGGACTACAACGGCCTCTCGACGCAGGCTCCGTTCGCCTGCGGGGCGATGGCGATCTTCATGTTCAGCCTCGCAGGCGTCCCGCCATTCAGTGGCTTCTGGAGCAAGTATCTCCTCTATACCGAACTCATCAACGCGGCGGCGGACAACACGCTCTTGCTCGTCCTCGCGGCCGCGCTGGTTATCAACAGTGCGCTCTCGCTGTACTACTACTCGCGGCTGGTCAAGGCCCTCTGGATCGAGGAACCGATTCTCGACCGGGACTCCCTCGCCCAGCCGACGGCGCTCTACGCGGCGATCGTCGCCGCCGCCGTGATGACCGTGGTCCTCCTCCCGGCGTTCGGGCCGATCGCCGACGCCGCGACCGAGGCGGCGGCCGCGGTCGTCACGTAA
- a CDS encoding GNAT family N-acetyltransferase, which produces MEYELLAWPPDGPKLRLDHERFSYAGKFVMTNTGKAVARADDGRLVAAVAFNEDRTDDDVLWLRYVTVDRDRRGEGIGPALCRRVRDRALERGYGRLRIAVNNPYAYEALYRTGFVYTGETTGIAELILEYPTPDDHGTAAWTDRERYQAGLEEYRDRGLSEAEEQFLESRREAEPPALESVE; this is translated from the coding sequence GTGGAGTACGAACTGCTCGCGTGGCCGCCCGACGGACCCAAGCTCCGACTCGACCACGAACGGTTCAGCTACGCCGGCAAGTTCGTCATGACGAACACCGGCAAGGCAGTCGCCCGCGCCGACGACGGCCGGCTCGTCGCGGCCGTCGCGTTCAACGAGGATCGCACCGACGACGACGTGTTGTGGCTTCGCTACGTGACCGTCGACCGCGACCGCCGCGGCGAGGGGATCGGCCCTGCACTCTGCCGGCGAGTGCGGGATCGCGCCCTCGAGCGCGGCTACGGCCGACTCCGGATCGCCGTCAACAACCCCTACGCCTACGAGGCGCTCTATCGGACGGGATTCGTCTACACCGGCGAGACGACGGGTATCGCCGAACTGATCCTCGAGTATCCGACGCCTGACGACCACGGTACCGCGGCGTGGACCGATCGAGAGCGGTATCAGGCTGGCCTCGAGGAGTACCGCGACCGGGGCCTCTCCGAGGCGGAGGAGCAGTTCCTCGAGTCGCGGCGCGAGGCCGAGCCGCCCGCCCTCGAGTCCGTCGAGTAG